The uncultured Tateyamaria sp. region GGCAAGGATGACACCGTCCGAACGCTCTGCAAGATCAGGCAGAGTTTCCACGACCTCCCATGGGGCGTTACTGTCCAGCGCGGGGTCGAACACCGCAGAGAGACAAACACCAGTGGCCCGCGCAATCGCCTTCAGATGCTGTTGCCCGATCAGCCCAACGCCCGCGACTCCGATCCGTATCATGACTGCGCTCCGGCGACGGCGGCCATGATACCGCGCAGTTCCGCCAACCCGCGCATGCGCCCGATCAACGGATAGCCAGGCAGGCTGTCGCGTGCGCGGTCCATCAACAGTTCTTGCCCGTGATCCGGGCGCATCGGAATTGCATGATCCGGTCGGCCCGCACCGCGCCGCCTGGCTTCTTCGTCCATCAGGGCCCGGATCGTCGCGACCATGTCGGTATCACCTTCCAGGTGGGCCGCTTCAAGGAAGCCGGGGCGCTGCGGGTCAGGCGACGGCAGTCGACTGGTGTTGCGAAGATGCGCAAAATGTATGCGCGGGCCAAGGCGGCGCACAAACTCCGGCGCATCGAAGTCTGGGGATACGCCCAATGACCCCGTGCACAAGGTCGCCCCGTTTGCCGCGACATCCACAGTGTCCAGAACGGCCTGGTAGTCATCCGTCGACGACATGACCCGGGGCAGGCCCAGCAGGGAAAAGGGCGGATCATCGGGGTGGCAGCACAGGCGCAGACCCAACGCCTCGGCCACGGGCGCCACCTCGGCCAGGAAGTCGATCAGATGCGACCGCAGCTGCGCCGGATCGATGCCGTCATAGGTCGCAAGACGGTCGCGTACGTCTGCCAGGGTCCAGCCATCATTGGCCCCCGGCAGGCCCGCGATGATGGTGCGCGTCAAGCGCGCGATGTCGGCGTCCTGCATTGCAGCAAATGCCGCACGGGCCGCGTCCTGTACCGCGGGCGGGTAGTCATCCGGGGCGGACGGGCGTTGCAGGACGTGCAAATCGAAGGCCGCGAACTGGACGAGGTCGAACAGCATTGCCGTGCCGCCATGGGGCTGACGCGCGTGGGTTTCCGTGCGTGTCCAATCAAGGATCGGCATGAAGTTATAGCAGATCGTGCGCACCCCGGCCTGGGCCAGGGATGCCATGCTGGCCTTGTAGGCCGCGATATGCTGCGCCGCGTCCGTGCCTTGCGTCTTGATCGCTTCGGACACCGGCAGGCTTTCGACAACTTCCCAGGTCAGACCGGCGGCTTCGATCATCTGCTTGCGCGCCTGGATCGCTTGCCGGGGCCATTCGGCGCCCGGCGCGTATTGGTGCAGCGCCGTCACGACACCGCGTGCCCCAACTTGCGGCAGGTCAGACAGCCGTGTGGGGTCGTCAGGTCCAAACCAGCGCCAGCATTCGATC contains the following coding sequences:
- the uxuA gene encoding mannonate dehydratase; the encoded protein is MIECWRWFGPDDPTRLSDLPQVGARGVVTALHQYAPGAEWPRQAIQARKQMIEAAGLTWEVVESLPVSEAIKTQGTDAAQHIAAYKASMASLAQAGVRTICYNFMPILDWTRTETHARQPHGGTAMLFDLVQFAAFDLHVLQRPSAPDDYPPAVQDAARAAFAAMQDADIARLTRTIIAGLPGANDGWTLADVRDRLATYDGIDPAQLRSHLIDFLAEVAPVAEALGLRLCCHPDDPPFSLLGLPRVMSSTDDYQAVLDTVDVAANGATLCTGSLGVSPDFDAPEFVRRLGPRIHFAHLRNTSRLPSPDPQRPGFLEAAHLEGDTDMVATIRALMDEEARRRGAGRPDHAIPMRPDHGQELLMDRARDSLPGYPLIGRMRGLAELRGIMAAVAGAQS